The following proteins are co-located in the Dromaius novaehollandiae isolate bDroNov1 chromosome 10, bDroNov1.hap1, whole genome shotgun sequence genome:
- the CSK gene encoding tyrosine-protein kinase CSK: protein MSGMQAVWPSGTECIAKYNFHGTAEQDLPFSKGDVLTIVAVTKDPNWYKAKNKVGREGIIPANYVQKREGVKAGIKLSLMPWFHGKITREQAERLLYPPETGLFLVRESTNYPGDYTLCVSCEGKVEHYRIIYSSSKLSIDEEVYFENLMQLVEHYTTDADGLCTRLIKPKVMEGTVAAQDEFSRSGWALNMKDLKLLQIIGKGEFGDVMLGDYRGNKVAVKCIKNDATAQAFLAEASVMTQLRHSNLVQLLGVIVEEKSGLYIVTEYMAKGSLVDYLRSRGRSVLGADCLLKFSLDVCEAMEYLEANNFVHRDLAARNVLVSEDNIAKVSDFGLTKEASSTQDTGKLPVKWTAPEALREKKFSTKSDVWSFGILLWEIYSFGRVPYPRIPLKDVVPRVEKGYKMDAPDGCPAAVYEVMRRCWTLDPSHRPAFRQLREQLAHIKDKELYL, encoded by the exons ATGTCAGGGATGCAG GCCGTTTGGCCGTCCGGTACAGAATGTATCGCCAAGTACAACTTCCACGGTACCGCCGAGCAGGACCTGCCGTTCAGCAAAGGGGACGTCCTCACCATCGTCGCTGTCACCAAG GATCCCAACTGGTACAAGGCGAAGAACAAGGTGGGCCGGGAAGGCATCATCCCTGCTAACTACGTGCAGAAGCGGGAAGGAGTGAAAGCTGGGATCAAACTCAGTCTCATGCC GTGGTTCCACGGGAAGATCACGCGGGAGCAGGCGGAGCGGCTGCTGTACCCGCCGGAGACGGGGCTCTTCCTCGTGCGCGAGAGCACCAACTACCCCGGCGACTACACCCTGTGTGTGAGCTGCGAGGGCAAGGTGGAGCACTACCGCATCATTTACTCCTCCAGCAAGCTGAGCATCGACGAGGAGGTCTACTTCGAAAACCTCATGCAGCTGGTGGAG CATTACACCACGGACGCCGACGGGCTCTGCACGCGCCTCATCAAGCCGAAGGTGATGGAGGGCACGGTGGCCGCGCAGGACGAGTTCTCCCGGA gCGGCTGGGCCCTCAACATGAAGGACCTCAAGTTGCTGCAGATCATTGGCAAAGGGGAGTTTGGAG ACGTGATGCTGGGTGACTACCGGGGCAACAAAGTCGCCGTGAAGTGCATCAAGAACGACGCCACGGCGCAGGCCTTCCTGGCGGAGGCGTCCGTGATGAC GCAGCTCCGGCACAGCAACCTGGTGCAGCTCCTGGGGGTGATCGTGGAGGAGAAGAGCGGCCTTTACATCGTCACCGAGTACATGGCCAAG GGCAGCCTGGTGGACTACCTGCGGTCGCGCGGGAGGTCGGTGCTCGGCGCGGACTGCCTGCTCAAGTTCTCCTT AGACGTCTGCGAAGCCATGGAGTACCTGGAAGCAAACAACTTCGTCCACCGGGACCTGGCGGCCCGGAACGTGCTGGTCTCGGAGGACAACATCGCCAAGGTCAGCGACTTCGGCCTGACCAAGGAGGCGTCGTCCACGCAGGACACGGGGAAGCTGCCGGTGAAATGGACGGCGCCGGAAGCACTTAGGGAAAAG AAATTCTCCACCAAGTCGGACGTGTGGAGCTTCGGGATCCTCCTGTGGGAAATCTACTCCTTCGGGCGAGTGCCTTATCCGCGAATC CCCCTGAAGGACGTGGTGCCCCGCGTGGAGAAGGGCTACAAGATGGACGCCCCCGACGGCTGCCCGGCCGCCGTCTACGAGGTGATGCGGCGCTGCTGGACGCTGGACCCCAGCCACCGGCCGGCCTTCCGCCAGCTCCGCGAGCAGCTAGCGCATATCAAAGACAAGGAGCTCTACCTGTGA